The window TAAACGCCGTATCACACTCGGGTCTGGCACCCAGATTCAGGATCTGAATCGCTTGCTCAAGCAGCACAAGCAAATGAGCAAGGTAATGAAGAAAATGAAAGGCGGCGGCATGAAGAAAATGATGCGCGGTATGGGAGGGATGTTTCCCGGCGGTGGCCCCGGCGGGATGCCCCCAATGGGTGGCGGCGGATTGCCACCCGGATTTGGTCAGTAAATAAACAAAATTTGGTGTAATTTAGGCCTATACAAGGTGGAACCTTTCCATTAAAATACGCCGCCTTTCGCAGGTGCCCCAGTAAATGGCAGCGATTCAACGTTGCAGGCGCCTGGTTACAAAGAACGACAAACAGGAAAGACTTACATGGTAAGCATTCGTTTATCCCGTGGCGGTTCCAAGAAGCGTCCATTTTATCATCTGACTGTGACTGACAGTCGTTCCGCACGTGATGGTGCGTTCATCGAGCGCTTGGGTTTCTTTAACCCTATCGCACGTGGCCAGGAAGAGCGTCTTCGTGTTGACAACGAGCGTTTGGAATACTGGAAAGGTCAGGGCGCACAAATGTCCGACCGCGTTGCCAAGTTGATCAAAGACGCGGCCGCTGCTTAATTCAGCGCCCTGATTGATACGACTGCGCCAGTGACAGCCAAACGCTCTAACCTGATATCGGTTGGCAGGCTCACTGGCGTTTTTGGTATTAAGGGTTGGATAAAAGTTAAATCGTTTACCAGCCCTGAAGACAACATTTTGCAGTACTCCCCCTGGTGGTTGAAAACGCGCCATGGGGTAAAGCCGGTCGAAATTGATGGGTTTGAAGCGCGGGCAAACGGAATTATCGTCCACCTGCCTGGCGTTGATGATCGCGATGAGGCTGCGCTGTTAACAAACGTCGATATTGCGGTAGAAAAGAGTCAGCTTCCCCAACTGGGTGATACCGATTTTTACTGGCATGAGCTTGTTGGTTTGCGGGTAAAAAACCGCTTTGAAGGCCAGGAATGCGACTTAGGCGTTGTTAAAGAGCTGCTTGAAACCGGCGCGAACGACGTTTTGGTTGTTGTTGGTGACGACAGTAGTGCTGACCGGCGCGAGCGGTTAATTCCCTATGTGTGGGAGACCTACGTGTTGGCTGTGGATCTTGAGCGCGCGGAAATCCTGGTGAGTTGGGACCCGGCGTTTTGAGTCGAAACCTGCGCAAAGTTGCGGTCATTACGCTGTTTCCCGAAATGTTTCGGGCGATTAGCGACAGCGGCATCACGCGACGAGCACTCGAGCAGGGGCTGCTTGAACTGACACTGATCAATCCGCGGGAGTTCTCCTCGGACAAGCATCAGACAGTGGATGATCGCCCATATGGCGGTGGCCCAGGAATGGTAATGCGCGTTGGCCCTCTGGCGCTGGCAGTTGAGCATGCTTGCGAGCGTCTCAATGTGCGTAGAGAGCAAGCATGGGTGATATATCTGTCTCCACAGGGGCAGCGGCTGGGCAAAGCCAAGGTCGATGAGCTTGCGAACGCTGACACAGAGTCTTGCCAGCAAAACCTTATTTTGGTCGCCGGCCGCTATGAGGGCATTGATGAACGTTTTATCCAGCGTTATGTCGATGAAGAGCTCTCGATTGGCGACTATGTGCTGAGCGGTGGTGAATTGCCGGCAATGGTGCTGTTGGATGCTTTAATCCGCAAATTGCCTGGTGCGCTCGGTGACGAGCTTTCTGCTCAGCAGGACTCGTTCGAGACGGGTTTATTGGATTGCCCGCACTACACCCGCCCGGAAAAAGTGGGTGAGGATGAGGTTCCCGCTGTGTTGATGAGTGGGGATCATAAAAGAATTGAACTTTGGCGTTTGCAGCAGTCGCTTGGGCGAACCTGGCTGCGAAGGCCGGATTTACTAGAGGCGCTGGCGTTGACCGAGCTTGAGCAGAAGCTCCTAGACGAGTTTATCAGTCAGCACAACGGCGTTAATTGAATTAACCTTTTCTAGCCGCGAGGCTACACAGAAATCAGGAGCACACCATGAGTTCTAAGAACAAAATTATCCAGGAGCTGGAAAACGAGCAGCTCAAGCAAGAGCTTCCAGAGTTCAGCCCCGGTGATACCGTGGTTGTTCAAGTGAAGGTAACTGAAGGTAACCGCGAGCGCTTGCAGGCATATGAAGGCGTTGTAATCGGTATTCGCAACCGCGGCCTGAACTCCGCTTTCACTGTGCGTAAAATTTCTCACGGTGTTGGTGTTGAGCGTACTTTCCAGACCCACAGCAAGCAGGTTGAGAGCATCACTGTGAAGCGTCGCGGCGATGTGCGTCAGGCTAAGTTGTACTACTTGCGTGAACTGACCGGTAAGGCTGCTCGAATCAAAGAGAAGCTCAACTAAGTTTATCGAAGGCGGCCATTGGCCGCCTTTTTTGTGTGCGTTACTTCTCGCTCTGCAGCACAGATTCTCCCCCCCTGAGGAAACTTGTTAGCATAGACGGCTAGCAATGGAACCATGGTAGACTTCGAGGTTCCAACAACACAACTTCGGCCTTTTGTTAGTAGCCCGGCGTGACCCTTCGACAAGAATAATAACGACGAAACGATTTAAGAGGACTGTATGAACACTTTAACCCCATATTTCTCACGAACCATGGTGGCCCTGCTGGGTTTATCTCTGGCAGGACTGATATCGTGCAAAAGCGAAGCAGAGAGCAGCCAAGCATCTGCCAAAGACCCGGCACCTGCAGCTTCTGCAACGCAAGTATCTGCTACTCAGGCGGAAGAAAATATCCGTAAGAGCCTGATGGTGGCGAACGAAAATCTGCGCATTCGTAAAATTCAACCATCGGTTATTCCTGGCATGTATGAAGTCCAGATCATGGGCAAAGGGATTATTTACATGGAGGAGAACGGCCAGTACTTCATTGATGGCCAAATGCTGCACCTTGATGGCAAAAAAATTGTTAATGTGACCGACGAGTCCATGACAGGGCTGCGCAAGGACCTTCTGGCTACCGTTAATAAAGATGATGCCATTGTTTTCTCGCCTAAAGGAGAGGTAAAGGCCAGTATTTCCGTATTCACTGACGTGGATTGTGGCTATTGTCAGAAGCTGCATCGTGAAGTGCCTGCGTTGAACGATATGGGCATTGAAGTGCGTTATCTGGCATATCCCCGCGCTGGACTTAATTCTATGTCCTATCAAAAAATCGCTTCAGCCTGGTGTGCTGACGATCCTCGCAAAGCGTTGACTGCGCTGAAGAACCGTGAGGATATTGCTATGAACGTATGTGAAGGCAACCCGGTCGCCAGCGAATACGAGTTGGGCCAGCAAATGGGCGTTACGGGTACCCCCGCCATAGTTCTGGATTCTGGCGTGCTGATCCCTGGTTATATGCCTGCCAAAAACCTGGCTGAGCGCATTGGTGTAACAAGCGGCAGCTAATAATCCTGTATGAGTTCATTAAGGGGCCGATAAGGCCCCTTTTTTGTGCCTGGAAGGCATTGGAAATAGTCTGGAAACGCTTGTTGCGGCGCATTGACAGGCTATCTTCGCGTCAGTAAGGTTGCGTTTCTTTTTTAGAGGGGCAGAGTGCTCCACGCTATTCATTGAGGATAATGCTTTGAAACCGGTAAATGTCGGCATATGTGGCCTGGGTACAGTTGGCAGTGGGACGTTTAACGTTCTGACGCGGAACAACAAAGATATTAACGCCAAAGCAGGACGCGAGATTAAAATTACCCATATTGGCGCACGTCGCACCCGAGAGGATTGCGATTTGACTGGCGTAACCGTGAGCAACGATATTTTCGCTGTTGTAAATGACCCCAATGTCGACATTCTTGTGGAGCTGATTGGTGGCACCACGGTCGCCAAAGACCTGGTACTCCAGGCCGTTCGCAATGGCAAGCATGTGGTAACCGCGAACAAGGCGCTTATTGCTGAGTACGGCAATGAGCTGTTCGCCGAAGCGGTAAGTAATAACGTCACTATCTCCTATGAAGCCGCGGTTGCCGGTGGTATTCCTATCATTCGCTCTCTGCGCGAAGGTCTCGCAGCAAACAAGGTTGAGTGGTTGGCGGGCATTATCAATGGCACAGGTAATTTCATTTTGACCGAAATGCGCGACAAAGGACGCCAGTTCGATGATGTGCTTAAAGAAGCGCAGGCGTTAGGCTACGCGGAAGCCGACCCGACGTTTGACGTAGAAGGTATCGATGCTGCGCACAAACTAGTGATCCTCGCCTCG of the Teredinibacter turnerae T7901 genome contains:
- the rpsP gene encoding 30S ribosomal protein S16; translated protein: MVSIRLSRGGSKKRPFYHLTVTDSRSARDGAFIERLGFFNPIARGQEERLRVDNERLEYWKGQGAQMSDRVAKLIKDAAAA
- the rimM gene encoding ribosome maturation factor RimM (Essential for efficient processing of 16S rRNA), with the protein product MTAKRSNLISVGRLTGVFGIKGWIKVKSFTSPEDNILQYSPWWLKTRHGVKPVEIDGFEARANGIIVHLPGVDDRDEAALLTNVDIAVEKSQLPQLGDTDFYWHELVGLRVKNRFEGQECDLGVVKELLETGANDVLVVVGDDSSADRRERLIPYVWETYVLAVDLERAEILVSWDPAF
- the trmD gene encoding tRNA (guanosine(37)-N1)-methyltransferase TrmD — its product is MSRNLRKVAVITLFPEMFRAISDSGITRRALEQGLLELTLINPREFSSDKHQTVDDRPYGGGPGMVMRVGPLALAVEHACERLNVRREQAWVIYLSPQGQRLGKAKVDELANADTESCQQNLILVAGRYEGIDERFIQRYVDEELSIGDYVLSGGELPAMVLLDALIRKLPGALGDELSAQQDSFETGLLDCPHYTRPEKVGEDEVPAVLMSGDHKRIELWRLQQSLGRTWLRRPDLLEALALTELEQKLLDEFISQHNGVN
- the rplS gene encoding 50S ribosomal protein L19; translated protein: MSSKNKIIQELENEQLKQELPEFSPGDTVVVQVKVTEGNRERLQAYEGVVIGIRNRGLNSAFTVRKISHGVGVERTFQTHSKQVESITVKRRGDVRQAKLYYLRELTGKAARIKEKLN
- a CDS encoding DsbC family protein, yielding MNTLTPYFSRTMVALLGLSLAGLISCKSEAESSQASAKDPAPAASATQVSATQAEENIRKSLMVANENLRIRKIQPSVIPGMYEVQIMGKGIIYMEENGQYFIDGQMLHLDGKKIVNVTDESMTGLRKDLLATVNKDDAIVFSPKGEVKASISVFTDVDCGYCQKLHREVPALNDMGIEVRYLAYPRAGLNSMSYQKIASAWCADDPRKALTALKNREDIAMNVCEGNPVASEYELGQQMGVTGTPAIVLDSGVLIPGYMPAKNLAERIGVTSGS